In Hyphomicrobium denitrificans 1NES1, one DNA window encodes the following:
- a CDS encoding pyridoxal-phosphate-dependent aminotransferase family protein, whose amino-acid sequence MTREPRSPGRHFLQIPGPTPVPERILAAMSRQMLDHRGLEFQQLGRRVLSGIKGIFKTQSHVIIYPSSGTGAWEAALTNTLSPGDKVLMCETGQFAVLWAAMAARLGLEPEVIPTDWRIGADANLIEKALKADKAHKIKAVCVVHNETSTGCLTRLDEVRKAMDAVHHPALLMTDSISGLVCADLRHDEWGIDVTVSGSQKGMMLPPGLSFTAVSAKALEASKKAELRCSYFSWSDMLANNSNGFFPYTPATGLLYGLAEAIDMINEEGLENVFDRHERLAEATRRAVEAWGFETQCRDAKYYSPAVTTVVMPDGHNADAYRKIVLDNFNMSLGTGLNRLAGKAFRIGHLGDTNELTILGALTGVEMGFELAGVPYKKGGVQVAMNFIAETAEQAKAVAA is encoded by the coding sequence ATGACCAGAGAGCCTCGCAGCCCCGGCAGACATTTCTTGCAGATTCCCGGGCCCACGCCCGTCCCGGAACGGATTCTGGCGGCCATGTCGCGCCAGATGCTCGACCACCGCGGGTTGGAATTTCAGCAACTCGGCCGCCGCGTGCTCTCGGGCATCAAAGGTATTTTCAAGACCCAGAGCCACGTCATCATTTACCCGTCGTCCGGCACCGGCGCGTGGGAAGCGGCCCTTACCAACACGCTGTCGCCCGGCGACAAGGTCTTGATGTGCGAGACGGGACAGTTCGCCGTGCTCTGGGCGGCGATGGCCGCGCGGCTCGGACTCGAGCCGGAAGTCATTCCGACGGATTGGCGCATCGGCGCCGACGCAAATCTTATCGAAAAGGCGCTCAAGGCCGACAAGGCACATAAGATCAAGGCGGTCTGCGTCGTGCACAACGAAACGTCGACCGGCTGCCTGACGCGCCTCGACGAAGTGCGCAAGGCCATGGACGCCGTGCACCATCCGGCGCTGCTGATGACGGATAGCATCTCCGGCCTCGTATGCGCCGACCTGCGCCACGACGAGTGGGGCATTGATGTCACCGTCTCAGGCTCGCAGAAGGGTATGATGCTGCCGCCGGGGCTGTCGTTTACCGCGGTCAGCGCCAAGGCGCTCGAAGCGTCAAAGAAGGCGGAGCTTCGCTGCTCGTACTTCTCGTGGAGCGATATGCTGGCCAATAACTCGAACGGCTTCTTCCCGTATACGCCAGCAACCGGCTTGCTCTACGGCCTCGCGGAGGCGATCGACATGATCAACGAGGAGGGGCTCGAAAACGTGTTCGACCGGCACGAGCGCCTCGCCGAGGCGACGCGCCGGGCGGTCGAAGCCTGGGGCTTCGAGACCCAATGCCGGGATGCGAAGTATTATTCGCCTGCCGTGACCACGGTGGTCATGCCGGACGGCCACAACGCCGACGCTTACCGCAAGATCGTGCTCGACAATTTCAATATGTCGCTTGGCACCGGTCTCAACAGGCTTGCGGGCAAGGCGTTCCGCATCGGCCATCTTGGAGATACCAACGAGCTGACCATCCTCGGCGCATTGACGGGCGTCGAAATGGGCTTCGAACTGGCGGGCGTGCCTTACAAGAAAGGCGGCGTTCAGGTGGCGATGAACTTCATCGCGGAGACGGCCGAGCAGGCCAAGGCCGTCGCAGCCTGA
- a CDS encoding DUF2853 family protein, translated as MSVNYSDDIKRYQPNVDEKAVAAIVKHLGIALKSADASLVSCSSKDELATVRESWLKKKLKLSDDDAKLDKVIADVCATMKGETRKSRVTFYYLLAEKTGKLASLAGA; from the coding sequence ATGAGCGTCAATTATTCCGATGACATCAAGCGTTATCAGCCGAACGTCGACGAGAAGGCTGTTGCAGCGATCGTCAAGCACCTCGGCATAGCGCTCAAGAGCGCCGATGCTTCTCTTGTCTCATGTTCGAGCAAGGACGAGCTCGCGACTGTGCGCGAAAGCTGGCTGAAGAAAAAACTGAAGTTGTCGGACGATGACGCCAAACTCGACAAGGTCATCGCCGACGTCTGCGCCACGATGAAGGGCGAGACGCGCAAGAGCCGGGTTACATTCTATTATCTGCTCGCCGAAAAGACCGGCAAACTCGCAAGCCTCGCTGGGGCATAA
- a CDS encoding DUF1007 family protein — MISNAKQFGALLAVAAVLTIGTPALAHPHMWVTYEMTVDYDKGMVTGVDHIWSFDDAYAVMALEGLDTNNDGNYDQTELEPLLKVNMDGLKDFNYFTVAKLGTEELAFSPPTNARLEYTNKVLKLHFHLSLAKPVFADAQGLTFAVFDPSYFIAFEPEKTDAVKLAAAPPGCSASLIDPDAEKVDAQSKKLGDAIAQQFGGAAIGFGSYKTVALSCKKS, encoded by the coding sequence GTGATTTCGAACGCAAAGCAATTTGGCGCGCTGCTCGCCGTCGCTGCCGTGTTGACGATCGGAACGCCGGCGCTCGCACATCCCCACATGTGGGTCACGTACGAGATGACCGTCGACTACGACAAAGGCATGGTCACCGGCGTCGACCACATCTGGTCGTTCGACGACGCATACGCGGTCATGGCGCTCGAAGGCCTCGATACCAACAATGACGGCAACTACGACCAGACCGAGTTGGAGCCGCTGCTGAAAGTCAACATGGATGGTCTCAAAGACTTCAACTATTTCACCGTTGCCAAGCTCGGAACCGAGGAGCTGGCATTCTCACCGCCCACGAACGCCAGGCTCGAATACACCAACAAGGTGTTGAAGCTTCACTTCCACTTGTCTCTCGCGAAGCCGGTTTTCGCCGACGCTCAGGGCCTGACGTTTGCGGTTTTCGATCCGTCGTACTTCATCGCCTTCGAACCGGAAAAGACCGACGCGGTAAAGCTCGCAGCCGCGCCCCCGGGCTGCAGCGCATCGCTGATTGATCCCGACGCTGAAAAGGTCGACGCGCAATCAAAAAAACTTGGCGACGCGATCGCGCAGCAGTTCGGCGGCGCCGCTATCGGGTTCGGGTCCTATAAGACCGTGGCGCTCAGCTGTAAGAAGTCATAG
- a CDS encoding zinc ABC transporter substrate-binding protein — protein sequence MATFNPAPFRAGAVLLAALFSGSVAAAEPPKVVVTIKPIHALVSQVMAGAGNPTLLVGGAASPHTFSLRPSTARAINEADVFIRTSESLEPFTRKITQALPSSVTVLTLADAPGVTLLDQRQSGTFEPHVHVHPIEEEHVDSGTHDAHADRDDDDEGKDGHIWLDPQNAKAIVAAVTKTLAARYPEHADRFASNAAALDRRLDSLNQEITAELSRVRNKPFIVFHDATQYFENRYGLNAVGSITVSPDIPPSARRLTEVRQKIVSLGAVCVFSEPDFQPKLITAVTEATTARSGTLDAEGLMLTPGPDLYFDLMRDLAHNLARCLGAKS from the coding sequence ATGGCAACGTTCAATCCGGCACCGTTCCGTGCCGGCGCGGTTTTGCTTGCGGCGCTTTTTTCCGGCTCCGTGGCGGCGGCCGAACCGCCGAAAGTCGTCGTCACGATCAAGCCTATCCATGCCCTCGTCAGTCAGGTGATGGCGGGTGCCGGAAATCCTACATTGCTCGTCGGCGGTGCGGCATCGCCGCACACCTTCTCGCTAAGGCCGTCGACGGCCCGCGCGATCAACGAGGCCGACGTTTTCATTCGAACGTCCGAGTCACTTGAGCCATTCACACGCAAGATCACGCAGGCCCTGCCGTCGAGCGTTACCGTCCTGACGCTTGCAGACGCGCCGGGGGTCACGCTTCTCGACCAGCGGCAGAGCGGCACGTTCGAGCCGCACGTCCATGTGCATCCGATCGAGGAAGAGCATGTCGATAGCGGAACTCATGACGCGCACGCAGATCGCGATGACGACGACGAAGGCAAGGATGGGCATATCTGGCTCGATCCGCAAAATGCCAAAGCGATCGTTGCAGCCGTGACGAAGACGCTCGCGGCGCGATATCCCGAACATGCCGATCGGTTCGCGTCGAATGCCGCGGCGCTCGACCGACGCCTCGATTCCTTGAATCAGGAAATCACGGCGGAGTTGAGCAGGGTACGAAACAAACCGTTCATCGTTTTTCACGACGCGACGCAGTACTTCGAAAATCGTTACGGCTTGAACGCCGTCGGTTCGATTACCGTCAGCCCGGACATACCGCCGAGTGCAAGGCGCCTGACGGAAGTGCGCCAGAAGATCGTCTCGCTCGGTGCCGTTTGCGTGTTCAGCGAGCCAGATTTTCAGCCGAAGCTCATTACCGCGGTGACTGAGGCGACGACAGCGCGTTCAGGAACGCTCGATGCGGAAGGATTGATGCTGACGCCTGGGCCGGACCTCTATTTCGACCTGATGCGCGACCTCGCACACAACCTTGCGCGTTGCCTCGGCGCTAAGAGCTGA
- the phoB gene encoding phosphate regulon transcriptional regulator PhoB, protein MAAKIIVVEDEAPLVELLKYNLQSEGYDVVHAADGEEAELLLAEQSYDLAILDWMIPKISGIELCRRLRNRTETQNLPIILLTARGEESDRVRGLTTGADDYVTKPFSVQELMARIKALLRRAAPERMSDILVSGEITMDRGAHKVMRGVREVRLGPTEYRMLEVFMESPRRVLSRNQLLDRVWGQSSEVDERTVDVHIGRLRKSLIRGNESDPIRTVRGAGYVFDGREAETPA, encoded by the coding sequence ATGGCCGCCAAGATCATCGTCGTCGAAGATGAAGCGCCTCTCGTCGAGCTTCTGAAATACAATCTGCAGTCGGAAGGTTATGACGTCGTGCACGCCGCCGACGGCGAAGAAGCCGAGCTGCTCCTGGCGGAGCAGAGTTACGATCTTGCGATCCTCGACTGGATGATTCCGAAGATCTCGGGGATCGAGCTGTGCCGCCGCCTACGCAACCGAACCGAGACGCAAAACCTGCCAATCATCCTGCTGACGGCGCGCGGCGAAGAATCGGATCGCGTGCGCGGGCTGACGACCGGCGCGGACGACTACGTCACGAAGCCCTTCTCGGTTCAGGAGTTGATGGCGCGCATCAAGGCGCTTCTCCGCCGCGCAGCACCGGAGCGCATGAGCGACATCCTCGTCTCGGGCGAAATCACCATGGACCGCGGAGCGCATAAAGTCATGCGCGGCGTGCGCGAAGTGCGGCTCGGCCCGACGGAGTACCGGATGCTCGAAGTCTTCATGGAAAGCCCGCGCCGCGTGCTGTCCCGAAATCAACTTCTCGATCGCGTCTGGGGCCAGTCGTCAGAAGTCGACGAGCGCACCGTTGATGTCCACATCGGACGTCTCAGGAAATCGTTGATCCGCGGCAACGAAAGCGATCCCATCCGCACGGTGCGTGGCGCGGGTTACGTCTTCGACGGCCGCGAAGCCGAGACACCGGCTTAA
- the phoU gene encoding phosphate signaling complex protein PhoU → MNEHTVKSYEEELKLLDRRIAQMGGYAEKLLVQAMDALERRDPKLAETAVSSDAMLDQLEREVQEQVILMIARRQPLANDLRHIMTVLKIAGDLERIGDLAKNIAKRALAVATESYPKPLMTGMRHMTEMVQAQLKDVLDALTTLDADKAMKVWLSDEQVDAMYNSLFRELLTYMMEDPRNIGLCTHFLFGAKNIERIGDHTTNIAENIHYLVHGVPIADDRPKGDRTSSTLITPRQ, encoded by the coding sequence ATGAACGAACATACCGTCAAGTCATATGAAGAAGAACTGAAGCTGCTCGACCGCCGCATCGCCCAGATGGGCGGATACGCGGAAAAACTTTTGGTCCAGGCCATGGACGCACTAGAACGCCGCGACCCGAAGCTCGCCGAGACGGCCGTTTCAAGCGACGCGATGCTCGACCAGCTCGAACGCGAAGTGCAGGAGCAGGTCATCCTGATGATCGCGCGCCGTCAGCCGCTTGCGAACGATCTTCGTCACATTATGACCGTGCTGAAGATCGCTGGCGACCTCGAACGCATCGGCGATCTCGCCAAGAATATCGCCAAGCGCGCGCTCGCCGTCGCGACAGAATCCTATCCGAAGCCGCTGATGACGGGCATGCGCCACATGACGGAGATGGTGCAGGCGCAGCTCAAGGACGTTCTCGACGCCCTGACGACCCTCGACGCCGATAAGGCGATGAAGGTCTGGCTGAGCGACGAGCAGGTCGACGCCATGTACAATTCGCTGTTCCGCGAACTTCTGACCTACATGATGGAAGACCCGCGCAACATCGGCTTGTGCACGCACTTCCTGTTCGGCGCAAAGAACATCGAGCGCATCGGCGATCACACCACGAACATCGCCGAGAACATTCACTATCTGGTCCACGGCGTGCCGATCGCGGACGATCGTCCCAAGGGCGACCGCACCTCGTCGACCCTGATAACGCCGCGTCAGTAA
- the pstB gene encoding phosphate ABC transporter ATP-binding protein PstB: MNVMSKDVDSTLTEKISVRNLKFFYGSTLALKSISLPLYERQVTAFIGPSGCGKSTLLRVLNRMYDLYPNQRAEGEVLFDGENILHPRQDLNLLRSRIGMVFQKPTPFPMSIYENIAFGVRLYERLPKSDIDARVESALEKAALWKEVKDKLHSSGLSLSGGQQQRLCIARTVAIRPEVILFDEPCSALDPISTARIEELIDELKNDFTIAIVTHNMQQAARVSQRTAFMYLGELVEFGETKRLFTNPTDSRTQDYITGRFG; this comes from the coding sequence ATGAATGTGATGTCCAAGGACGTGGACTCCACGCTTACGGAAAAGATTTCAGTCCGTAATCTGAAATTCTTTTACGGGTCCACGCTGGCTTTGAAGTCGATTTCACTGCCGCTCTATGAGCGTCAGGTGACAGCGTTCATCGGCCCTTCCGGTTGCGGAAAATCCACCCTGCTGCGCGTCCTGAACAGGATGTACGATCTCTATCCGAACCAGCGCGCTGAGGGCGAGGTCCTGTTTGACGGTGAGAACATCCTCCATCCGCGCCAGGATCTGAATCTCCTGCGCTCGCGCATCGGCATGGTGTTTCAGAAGCCGACGCCCTTCCCAATGTCGATCTACGAAAACATCGCGTTCGGCGTCCGCCTTTATGAACGCCTGCCGAAATCGGACATTGATGCTCGCGTCGAATCCGCACTGGAGAAGGCCGCTCTCTGGAAAGAGGTCAAGGACAAGCTGCACAGCAGCGGCTTGAGCCTGTCGGGCGGCCAGCAACAGCGTCTCTGCATCGCGCGAACCGTCGCCATCCGGCCCGAAGTCATACTGTTCGACGAACCGTGCTCGGCGCTCGATCCGATCTCGACCGCACGCATCGAAGAATTGATCGACGAGCTGAAGAACGACTTCACGATCGCCATTGTCACGCACAACATGCAGCAGGCCGCCCGCGTCTCGCAGCGTACCGCATTCATGTATTTGGGCGAACTCGTCGAGTTCGGCGAGACCAAGAGGCTTTTCACCAATCCAACGGACAGCCGGACTCAGGACTACATCACCGGCCGCTTCGGCTAG
- the pstA gene encoding phosphate ABC transporter permease PstA — MALDRGRYERRRIRSKITVGLCWAAAALGLAILGIILATLLYKGFAGLGINVFTEMTPPPGSDGGLLNAIAGSLIMTAIGVLIGTPIGILAGTYMAEYGRYSKVSSFIRFINDILLSAPSIVTGLFIYELMVRPMGHFSTLAGSAALAALVIPTVVRTTENMLLLVPNTLREASSALGLPQSLVIRKVAYKAARAGMITGVLLAIARISGETAPLLFTSLNNQFWSTNLNAPIASLPVVIFQYALSPYEDWQRLAWTGALLITAAVLTLSILARWLGSSRSPQ, encoded by the coding sequence ATGGCACTCGATCGCGGCCGGTATGAGCGCCGGCGTATCAGAAGCAAAATCACCGTCGGCCTGTGCTGGGCCGCCGCCGCATTGGGACTGGCGATCCTCGGCATCATTTTGGCAACGCTGCTGTACAAGGGGTTTGCCGGTCTCGGGATCAACGTTTTCACTGAGATGACGCCACCGCCAGGCAGCGACGGCGGACTTTTGAACGCCATCGCCGGCAGCCTGATCATGACGGCCATCGGCGTTCTGATCGGCACTCCGATCGGCATTCTCGCCGGAACCTACATGGCGGAATATGGCCGCTACAGTAAAGTCAGCTCCTTCATCCGCTTCATCAACGATATTCTGCTGAGCGCACCCTCGATCGTGACCGGCCTCTTCATCTACGAGCTGATGGTCCGTCCGATGGGCCACTTCTCGACACTCGCCGGATCCGCGGCACTCGCCGCACTCGTCATCCCGACGGTCGTGCGAACGACGGAAAACATGCTTCTGCTGGTGCCGAACACGCTCCGCGAAGCATCCTCTGCTCTTGGGCTTCCGCAATCGCTCGTCATCAGGAAAGTTGCTTATAAAGCCGCACGCGCCGGCATGATCACGGGCGTGCTTCTCGCGATCGCGCGCATCAGCGGCGAGACGGCGCCGCTCCTGTTCACATCCCTGAACAATCAGTTCTGGAGCACCAATCTCAACGCTCCGATCGCGAGCTTGCCGGTGGTCATCTTCCAATACGCTCTGAGCCCCTACGAGGATTGGCAGCGTCTCGCCTGGACAGGCGCTTTGCTCATCACCGCGGCGGTTCTGACACTTAGTATTCTCGCACGTTGGCTAGGTTCTTCGAGGTCCCCACAATGA
- the pstC gene encoding phosphate ABC transporter permease subunit PstC, whose translation MSFLTNLEIQRSASPAKRRSVLRTLQKSDVFFRYLTQSSAYFVLVLLTAIFGSLIAGGYLAFSTFGVSFLTTEVWNPVTEQFGALAPIYGTIVTSAIAMLIAVPISIGIAVFLTELCPMALRRPIGVAIELLAGVPSIIYGIWGLFFFAPFLQHYVQPALIAAFEHVPILNNFFAGPPYGIGILTSALILAMMVLPFITAVCRDVFETVPPVLKEAAYGMGWTTREVVKNVVIPYTRVGIIGGVMLGLGRALGETMAVTFVIGNAHRISASILAPGTTISATIANEFTEAVGDLYTSSLIALGLILFFITFVVLALARLMLMRIEKKAGA comes from the coding sequence TTGAGTTTCCTGACTAATCTTGAAATTCAGCGATCCGCCTCTCCGGCCAAACGACGCAGCGTCCTGCGGACTTTACAAAAGTCCGACGTGTTCTTCCGCTACCTGACGCAGTCTTCGGCCTATTTTGTTCTGGTGTTGCTTACCGCAATTTTCGGCTCTCTGATCGCGGGCGGCTATCTCGCCTTCAGCACCTTCGGCGTGAGCTTCCTCACAACCGAAGTCTGGAATCCGGTCACCGAGCAATTCGGCGCGCTGGCGCCCATTTACGGAACGATCGTAACCTCCGCGATCGCTATGCTCATCGCTGTACCGATCAGCATCGGCATCGCCGTCTTCCTGACCGAGCTTTGTCCGATGGCTCTGCGCCGCCCGATCGGTGTCGCAATCGAGCTTCTCGCAGGCGTCCCCAGCATCATCTACGGTATCTGGGGCCTGTTCTTTTTCGCGCCGTTTCTGCAACACTACGTCCAGCCCGCGCTTATCGCTGCATTCGAGCACGTGCCCATCCTCAACAACTTCTTCGCTGGACCGCCCTACGGCATCGGCATTCTGACCTCGGCTCTCATTCTCGCAATGATGGTGCTCCCGTTCATCACCGCCGTCTGCCGCGACGTGTTCGAAACGGTGCCGCCCGTTCTGAAAGAAGCAGCCTACGGCATGGGCTGGACGACACGCGAAGTCGTGAAAAACGTCGTCATCCCTTACACGCGCGTCGGCATCATCGGCGGTGTCATGCTCGGCCTCGGCCGTGCACTCGGCGAAACGATGGCCGTGACGTTCGTCATCGGCAATGCGCATCGCATTTCAGCATCCATCCTGGCGCCAGGCACGACGATCTCGGCAACGATTGCCAACGAATTTACAGAAGCCGTCGGCGATCTCTACACGTCCTCGCTGATCGCGCTCGGCCTCATCCTGTTCTTCATCACATTCGTCGTTCTCGCACTTGCACGGCTCATGCTGATGCGCATCGAGAAGAAGGCGGGGGCGTAA
- the pstS gene encoding phosphate ABC transporter substrate-binding protein PstS: MKQSFVALFAALAATAAATAPVKADISGAGATFPYPIYAKWADAYKKETNIGLNYQSIGSGGGIKQIEAKTVTFGASDMPLSGEKLEKGGLVQFPTVMGGIVPVVNLDGVKANDLVFDGPTLAKIYLGEIKTWDDPAIKKLNPSVNLPSSAIAVVSRSDGSGTTFVWTNYLSKVSPDFKAKVGSNTSVQFPVGLGAKGNEGVANNVMQTKGSIGYVEYAYAKQNKLANTKLINKDGKAVEPVITAFQAAAASADWNSAPGMGVVLTDEPGADSWPITNPTFILMHKKAADAAAAKEALKFFEWAYANGGKMAEALDYVPLPENVVTQIKKSWAEIVGEDNKPIFASN; this comes from the coding sequence GTGAAACAGTCTTTTGTTGCGCTTTTCGCGGCGCTTGCGGCAACGGCCGCGGCGACTGCGCCCGTCAAAGCCGACATCTCTGGCGCGGGCGCGACGTTCCCGTACCCGATCTATGCGAAATGGGCCGATGCTTATAAGAAAGAGACCAATATCGGCTTGAACTATCAATCCATCGGCTCTGGCGGCGGCATCAAGCAGATCGAAGCCAAGACCGTGACGTTCGGCGCTTCCGACATGCCCCTCTCCGGCGAGAAGCTTGAAAAGGGCGGCCTCGTTCAGTTCCCGACGGTCATGGGCGGCATCGTTCCCGTCGTCAACCTCGACGGTGTCAAAGCCAACGATCTCGTTTTCGACGGCCCGACGCTCGCCAAGATCTACCTCGGCGAAATCAAGACGTGGGACGACCCGGCCATCAAGAAGCTCAATCCGAGCGTAAACCTCCCCTCCAGCGCCATTGCCGTTGTCTCGCGCTCGGACGGTTCGGGCACGACGTTCGTCTGGACCAACTACCTCTCCAAAGTCAGCCCTGACTTCAAGGCCAAGGTTGGTTCGAACACCTCCGTTCAGTTCCCAGTCGGCCTCGGCGCCAAGGGCAACGAAGGCGTCGCCAACAACGTGATGCAGACGAAGGGTTCGATCGGTTACGTCGAATACGCCTACGCCAAGCAGAACAAACTCGCGAACACCAAGCTCATCAACAAAGACGGCAAGGCTGTCGAACCCGTCATCACGGCATTCCAGGCCGCCGCTGCCAGCGCCGACTGGAATTCGGCTCCGGGCATGGGCGTTGTCCTGACGGACGAGCCGGGTGCCGACTCCTGGCCGATCACGAACCCGACATTCATCCTCATGCACAAGAAGGCGGCCGACGCGGCTGCTGCGAAAGAAGCGCTGAAGTTCTTCGAATGGGCTTACGCCAACGGCGGCAAGATGGCGGAAGCGCTTGACTATGTTCCGCTCCCTGAAAACGTCGTAACCCAGATCAAGAAAAGCTGGGCCGAGATCGTCGGCGAAGACAACAAGCCGATCTTCGCGTCGAACTAA
- a CDS encoding ATP-binding protein: MSLIKNQLSPETPANAYVGFAMLSAAALLALVPTWLYAGEPFRSGLLLLCGFIAGAAATLAWRIRRTPRKIAQTIANIAVDKSLSWTDLATAIPDPAIVLDRASVVLNYNAAALSIFERLTEGRTLEHINRDPELIAAVTGAFETGEKRTAKLLSRGGLGQRFIATVAPFGGGAHHPAVAALITIHDESEQQRALEMRTDFVANASHELRTPLASVRGFIETLQGPARHDEAAHDRFLKIMGEQAERMTRLIDDLLLLSRVEEKANLNPTGQVRLNELLNEVVRSLTPAADERRITMTVEPETSSLLAKGERDELFQVFHNLIENAVKYGREGGSVKVHMTENDRDSVRKRVTITVTDDGLGIAPEHLPRLTERFYRVSTEHSRRIGGTGLGLAIVKHILSRHQGELSVESVVGRGTIFKVVLPKYK, translated from the coding sequence ATGTCGCTCATTAAAAATCAGTTGTCACCCGAAACGCCCGCGAACGCATATGTAGGCTTTGCGATGCTGAGCGCAGCCGCATTGCTGGCATTGGTCCCGACATGGCTTTACGCCGGGGAACCGTTTCGCTCGGGCCTTCTATTGCTCTGCGGCTTCATAGCGGGCGCCGCCGCAACGCTCGCATGGCGGATTCGCAGAACGCCGAGAAAAATTGCGCAAACGATTGCAAATATCGCGGTGGACAAATCTTTGTCCTGGACAGACCTCGCGACCGCAATACCCGATCCTGCAATCGTTCTCGACCGCGCATCGGTCGTTTTGAATTATAACGCAGCGGCGCTCTCCATTTTCGAAAGGCTGACGGAGGGGCGAACGCTCGAGCACATCAACCGCGATCCCGAACTTATCGCAGCAGTCACCGGTGCCTTCGAGACCGGCGAAAAACGCACGGCAAAGCTGTTGTCGCGCGGCGGACTCGGGCAACGATTCATCGCCACGGTCGCGCCGTTCGGCGGCGGTGCCCACCACCCCGCCGTCGCCGCCCTGATCACGATCCATGACGAATCGGAACAACAACGCGCGCTCGAAATGCGTACCGATTTCGTTGCCAACGCCAGTCACGAATTGCGAACGCCGTTGGCATCGGTTCGCGGCTTCATTGAAACGCTGCAAGGACCGGCACGTCACGACGAGGCGGCTCACGACCGCTTTCTTAAAATCATGGGAGAGCAGGCCGAGCGCATGACCCGGCTCATCGATGATCTGCTTTTGCTCAGTCGCGTCGAGGAGAAGGCTAACCTCAATCCAACAGGTCAAGTCAGGCTGAACGAATTGCTCAACGAAGTTGTGCGCTCTCTTACGCCTGCGGCAGACGAACGGCGGATAACGATGACGGTCGAGCCGGAAACGTCGTCGCTACTCGCGAAGGGAGAGCGCGACGAACTGTTCCAAGTCTTTCATAATTTGATCGAGAACGCTGTGAAATACGGCCGCGAAGGTGGCTCGGTAAAAGTCCACATGACGGAAAACGACCGCGATTCGGTCAGAAAACGTGTGACGATCACTGTGACCGACGATGGCCTCGGGATCGCACCCGAACATCTGCCCCGCCTGACGGAACGATTTTACCGTGTCAGCACTGAGCACAGCCGTCGTATCGGCGGCACCGGCCTTGGCCTCGCGATTGTCAAGCACATCCTGAGTCGGCACCAGGGCGAACTCTCGGTTGAGTCCGTCGTCGGACGCGGCACGATCTTCAAAGTTGTTTTGCCAAAGTATAAATAA
- a CDS encoding RrF2 family transcriptional regulator, which yields MRLTKQTGHAIRILIDCALAKDELVKVAGVSERLGVTKQNVFKIVHILSHAGFLSAVRGPNGGVRLAKPATSIRIGDVVRAIEVTRVQVEGGGRGRKSGENDPASINAMFGDALSAFISVLDQHTLAELANQNTPIGITDADRETDGGSSRGAKARAKKPAARALRRS from the coding sequence ATGCGCTTGACGAAGCAGACCGGCCACGCAATCCGCATTTTAATAGATTGCGCCTTGGCCAAAGACGAGCTTGTAAAGGTCGCGGGCGTGTCCGAACGGCTGGGTGTCACTAAGCAGAACGTCTTCAAGATCGTCCACATCCTGTCCCATGCCGGCTTCCTGTCGGCCGTGAGAGGCCCGAACGGCGGCGTTCGGCTTGCGAAGCCGGCAACATCGATCCGGATCGGCGATGTCGTGAGGGCGATCGAGGTCACACGAGTGCAAGTCGAAGGCGGCGGACGCGGCCGAAAATCGGGCGAGAACGATCCAGCGTCCATCAATGCCATGTTCGGCGATGCCTTGAGCGCATTCATCTCCGTCCTGGACCAGCACACGCTGGCGGAGCTCGCGAATCAGAATACGCCCATCGGGATTACGGACGCAGACCGCGAGACGGATGGCGGCAGTAGCCGCGGCGCCAAGGCTCGTGCGAAAAAACCTGCAGCGCGCGCCTTGCGACGGAGCTAG